A portion of the Corynebacterium rouxii genome contains these proteins:
- the putP gene encoding sodium/proline symporter PutP yields MTEHTWFIVAIIIYMAVMLAIGYWSYRKTDQYDDYVLAGRDLNPFVAALSAGASDMSGWLLMGLPGALFVTGMSELWIAVGLLIGAWANWRWVAPRLRSYSEIAQNSITLPSFFENRLEDSSRILRIVSSLIIIVFFTFYVSSGMVSGGRYFESTFGGAYLDGMLIVACITVIYTFIGGFLAVSYTDAVQGSIMFVSLVLVPLAALLYLDDPSSIWTWATSHDYGPYMDGVGNPHYFSMISGVSVAAVIGNLAWGLGYFGQPHIIVRFMALRKPSDAGQARWIGTAWMLLSILGATFTAIIGTAFFGQNPHVEVVDKKAYETIFLDMGRVLFHPLIGGLILTAVLAAIMSTIASQLLVTSTSLIEDLFKAFKKNLPSETVMINLSRTAVMAVAIVAGVLAIDPQDSILNLVGFAWAGFGSAFGPLVLLTLYWKRLNFAGAISGMLTGAVVSFAWGMSPLGDSLYEIVPGFFGSLFVMVVVSLATPAPSTSVRAAFDRATELTKVSQAHPELEVSEVQEKLL; encoded by the coding sequence ATGACCGAACATACGTGGTTCATCGTCGCCATCATTATTTATATGGCGGTGATGTTGGCTATCGGTTATTGGAGCTACCGCAAAACTGACCAGTATGACGACTATGTGCTGGCGGGTCGCGACCTCAACCCCTTTGTTGCCGCGCTATCTGCCGGTGCTTCTGATATGTCCGGTTGGCTGCTCATGGGTTTGCCCGGCGCGTTGTTTGTCACGGGCATGTCTGAGCTGTGGATTGCTGTGGGCTTGTTGATCGGTGCGTGGGCGAACTGGCGCTGGGTAGCACCTCGCTTGCGCTCTTACTCGGAGATTGCTCAGAATTCGATTACGCTTCCGTCATTTTTTGAGAATCGACTCGAGGATTCTTCACGGATTCTTCGTATTGTCAGCTCGTTGATCATCATTGTGTTTTTCACCTTCTATGTGTCCTCGGGCATGGTTTCGGGTGGCCGCTATTTCGAGTCAACTTTTGGCGGTGCGTATCTCGACGGCATGTTGATCGTTGCTTGCATTACGGTGATTTACACGTTTATCGGTGGCTTTTTGGCTGTGTCCTATACGGATGCCGTTCAGGGTTCCATCATGTTTGTGTCGCTCGTTCTCGTTCCGCTAGCAGCGTTGTTGTATCTGGATGATCCCAGTTCGATTTGGACGTGGGCGACATCGCATGACTACGGCCCCTACATGGATGGCGTAGGTAATCCGCATTATTTCTCGATGATTTCTGGTGTCTCAGTCGCTGCGGTGATCGGTAATCTTGCTTGGGGTTTGGGCTATTTTGGCCAGCCACACATTATCGTCCGTTTTATGGCTTTGCGTAAGCCATCGGATGCGGGCCAAGCTCGGTGGATTGGTACCGCATGGATGTTGTTGTCCATTTTGGGTGCAACGTTTACCGCGATTATTGGTACGGCATTCTTTGGACAAAATCCTCATGTTGAGGTTGTTGATAAAAAGGCTTACGAGACAATTTTCTTGGACATGGGTCGCGTACTTTTCCACCCGCTTATCGGCGGTTTGATTCTTACCGCGGTTTTAGCAGCGATTATGTCGACGATCGCTTCACAGCTCCTAGTCACCTCCACCTCGTTGATTGAAGACCTATTTAAGGCCTTTAAAAAGAACCTTCCCAGCGAGACTGTGATGATCAATCTTTCTCGTACCGCCGTCATGGCAGTAGCTATTGTGGCCGGCGTATTGGCTATTGACCCCCAAGATTCTATTTTGAATCTGGTGGGCTTTGCGTGGGCAGGTTTCGGTTCAGCGTTTGGCCCGCTGGTATTGCTCACCTTGTACTGGAAGCGTTTGAATTTCGCAGGCGCTATCTCAGGCATGCTCACTGGTGCTGTGGTCTCGTTTGCATGGGGAATGTCTCCGCTAGGCGATAGTTTGTACGAGATTGTCCCAGGATTCTTCGGGAGCTTGTTTGTCATGGTTGTTGTATCTCTTGCCACCCCAGCGCCATCGACGTCGGTACGCGCGGCTTTTGATCGTGCGACGGAACTGACAAAGGTCTCACAGGCTCACCCTGAGCTAGAAGTCAGCGAAGTTCAAGAAAAGTTACTCTAA